DNA from Scheffersomyces stipitis CBS 6054 chromosome 1, whole genome shotgun sequence:
TGATCTCGGAATTTACCACGACACACACTGTAGCCACGACGCGTAAGTCTTGgtccaacttctttttgtttttaaatttgaaaacagaaacaaACACATCGTATCAGAGACAACTGGTTGATCAGACTTGCTATTTGGAAAGTGTTGTattttgttttcaattGTCATACTATAGGAAACCATACAATACTATAATAGTATAGAGAGTCATACTAAACTAGCGTATCCTATAGAAGTTCCTACTATTGAGTACATTTCAAcatttttgttgaaggattGAATTATCATAATAGAATCAGAGCCGAAATCATACCTATTACTAAAATATCGTCATACACGGCCCTTTAACATTTAATCATATTGTATCAGGTAGAGAGAATTTTCATATGTCTTCACCCATCAAATCAGCACAATCGCCCACTAGAGGCAATGAAAAGGTCATATTCGACGAAACCTTCTCGCCCGTGAAACTTCCAGTAGACAAGGAGATCGCCACGGAACACCACAGAACTCCAGAAGTAGTCATTCATCATCCTCATGGCTTATCTGCCAAGCACGATGccagaagaacttcaattcATGCTACTAACAGACGGTCTATGGTCAACACTCCATTAGTGCCTACAACAATTCCGTTGTTGTCTTCTACATCCAAGAAAGCCATATACCCCATGACTCAACCTCGAGTAAACAAAAGCGTAAATCTAGATAGTATTAAAAGAGCAAAGGTCAGATTGGATTCAAAGTTGAATGGCTTGTTGTCCAAAAACGATACAGGTAAGGAAAACAGAAATCCTTTTGAGAGTTCCCCAACTCCTCGAATCGATATCAATAGCTCCATTGTAGTAGTTGAAGACTCTCGCGATAATAGTTCGCCTCTCAAGCGTCAATCACACGTCGGCCATGACTCTGGCTCATCTAAAAAGATCGCAAAAGTTGTCACCAACGCTGATGAAGCAACTGACTACCACATTCTGAATACGTCCTCTCAGTATCTGAAGCAGGTAGACGAAGCTTTCTTTAAGGAGGACTTGGTGGGCCAATTGAGCTCCAGCAAATCTTCACCTGTAGTTTCGAAAGTGGCCGACGAAAATGTCAATGTAATAGACAATGACAGCGACAGCGACCCTGAAGATTACGGAAGAATCGAAACGACCATTAGTCAGACGATAATTCCTAATGCTACATTTAACGGTAAAACTTTCAGTAATAGCATGAATTCCGACAACCACACacagttgaacaagatcatcaGATTGGAGTCTAATCTGGATTACATAACTCCACAGAGACAAACAGAACCTGTCGCACGAAGTCCTGCCACCAACCAATTAGTTAGAATAAATGAAGCTCTTGTGGTGGACGATGCTGATGACGAGTCGGCAAACAACAAGTCAGATTTGAAAGATGCCACTAGTCCATTAAAGAACCACATGCCCAAACTTGCTCACAAAGACAGGAATGAgtatgatgatgacgagAATGgcaatgaagatgaggacCTTCTTGAAGGTGAAAAGCTTGCTAACGAACCAACTATCAACTTCCTCATGTCACCCAATTCGAAGCCTGTTTTTTCACTTGAACAGATATCTAAAATGAGAAGTGAATACGATAAAAAGTCGTCCGAGTTGAACGAGCAAATTTCGGCAAAGGACCAACGTATAGTTTCTTTGAGTAAGGAGTTGACTTTAGCCAACGACTTGttaatgaaattggaaCAGCAAGTGCGAGACTTGAAGGAGTCGAATAACAAGTTGATAAGCAACGAGGATATTCTCTCGATTCAATTAAAGCATAACGAAAGAGAGCTCGCTTCACTAACcaagaatttcaagatcaaggagAATTCAGTTGCTTacttgagaaagaagttaaatacaaagaaagaggaatACGAAGAAACCAAGGCACAGTTGCAAGATACGGAGTCTAACTTACGAACCTTGAGATCTGAATTCAACGAGTCCAACAATTTGAACATCGAAAATACCATAAAAAtcgaaaagttgttgaaggaaaaagaGGATGCGTGgaaccaattggaaaagcaGAAGAACTTATATAGTGAGCTACAAGTGAAATTTGAATCCAAGGAAGAGTATTACGTTGCAAaagtcaaagaattgaCTAAACAGAACTCAGAGTTACTTGCTGCTAACAGTGAAAATGAGTCACTAATCAAAGACTTCGAAAATGTGACCAATACTAAGATTGTCGAATTGGAAACAACTATTGCAGACATTCACAGggagaaggaagaagtgTCCAAGAGATTGGCCAAATCAGCCGAATATGtatctgaaattgaaagcTTGAAGGAAAGTTTGCATGAAGCACAAAGTGCAAACAAGAAACTTGAATTCAAAGTAAACCATTTCGAAGATGTCAACCGAAATCTCAAACTAGACTATGAAAAGGCTGAGGCTCAACTGAAGAACAAGGACGAGATAATAGCCGAAGACGttgccaagttgaacgagTTGGTGGATGCTgtgaacaagaaagatgTACAACACAGGGAAGACATAGAAgctcttgaacttgaagtggccaaattgaaaaatgggAGAGCCAAtgctttggaagaagtggaGTCGCTTAAGCGTCAAGTTGACCAGACTAAGCAAGAGTCTGATGAAGAGGTCAAGAGATTGGCACATTACTTGCATCGCGAATACGCTGAAAAGCACGTCAAGAAATTGGGCGACGTTAAGCTGCACTACGAAAAAGAGAAGGACAGACTTATTCGGGAAAGAAAGATTGCTGATAGAGacaacgagttgttgagaatgaagttgaacaattgtgatgaagaaatccGCCAGCTTACGGAAATTCTCGAAGTCAATAAGTTGCAGTATCTGGGTGGAAGATTGAGTCCGAAGAGGTCCAACGGTGGTAGAAGCAACAGATACTGATTGTATAGAGAGATATAATAATAGAAAATTAGGGAATAAGTAGTATACGTAAAAAGTTTGTTGGCGGGCAGCAAGCATATTTCAAATTCCTTCATTAGAGAACTCATAAATAGTTGGAGccattttgcacccatatATCAAAAATGGTCTTTGGCCGGGTAATTTCACGTGATGATGAATTTTGTATCACTTTCTCTCAGTATAAATTGAACAGCAATTTCCAACGACAGAAAGAAGTCACTGAAGCCAGCAACAGCTTGAAATCATTCATTAAACAACAATCAATTTGGACCCCGATATTCCATCAtatttgtttgtttgtgTATAGTCGTTTAGTGTACAGCAGTCTTTTGTGGATAAAAAAGAGTACCTAATCACAGTGGAATTATAGCGGAAAAAGTGGCCATAGTCAAGATCTTTGTATTAGTAACAATCAAAAGAGTTCATTAGTTGATCATTCCTGGGAGAAGTTTATCATTATTGTATAATTATAATATTTATCAACTTTTTATTACATCATTATTGATAACTAATTGATTAGTGTTGAGTAACAGTCAATCTCGATCCGTTCCTTTTGAGAATCATACAGTATTTTTTTAAGTTATAAATCCGATTTTACTGTCAATATTTGAAATTCATTTTTATCAACTATTAGATATCATATCATATTGGAAAGCATATATCATATAAAAGTGATATCTTCGTTTATCAAACTTTTAGGTGTCTTATATTTGAGTATTATTAAGCTTTCGTTTTCGCTCATTaattatcttcattgagAATCACCTTACCATTTTGATTATATTCATTTATCTTAATTACTGAATATCTTATCTATTGTCAAATATCATGTCCAATAACGAGGCTAGCAAGCTCTACGAGACCATCATCGAGGATGTCATCAACGATTCAAGGCAGGACTTTGAAGACAGTGGCATAGACGAGTCGACGTTGCAAGACTTGCGTAGAATATGGTGTGAAAAGTTGTCACAGGCACAAGTGGCCAAGTTTTCCTGGGACGAGGACGACGCCGCCGATATTCATCAACACCCACAAGTATCTCAGGCCTCTGCCTCGAATGGCTCAGGTCTTGAGTTGCCGACTGTAAATGGTGATGTTCTTTCGTATAACACTGTGTCCAGTGGAATTGGCATTGAGCTTCCAGATATAACTAAAAAGGATGACGTAGATGATACCGGCTTGATGTTGCCCAAAATAAACCAGGCTGATGGTACCTTCGAATTTACAATCTACACCGATGGTGCTGACAAGTTCATGAATGCATTAAAGAAAAGCGACAATGAAAACAAAAGTAAGAAAAGGATCGTCCAGGCTGACGGAACgtttggagaagatgacgatgatgatgacgatatATTTAACGACTCAGACGACATCAACTCCGATTTAGATGACGACTTGGAGAGCGAAAAGTCggacgacgaagatggTGACCAGGTGGGCCAAATCATGTTGTGTTTGTACGACAAGGTGCAAAGAATTAAAAATAAGTGGAAATCAAACTTAAAGGAAGGCATTGCAAATATAGATGGCAAGGATTACGTGTTTCACAAGGCTACAGGCGAAAGCGAATGGTAGTTTGTTTATTTCTAGCGATATTATTAATAGTGCTAATTGTAGTAGTATTGTTAGGAATTGCTTTTCAATGTATTATTTATTGCCAGTATGTTTAGTTTATTATACAAAAATTCATCCTATCGAGTCTGAAATGTTAATCGTGAATTCATCTATTTAAGTGTAGGTAaatgttgttgaagttataGAAACGAAGCGATAAAGAAATGAATAGTTAGGTAGTTCCCTCTGGAAATGCAGTTATAAGAAGTGAAAGTGATGAAGTGTTATTCGTTCATAGTTTTCAAGCCATGGCAGGAGAGTTCAAAGTGCTAGAATAAGCAGGGGGAGGACGTTCGTACTTCTCGTCAGAAACAACTTGTGGAACTGGAGGTGGAACATTTCCATTCTGTTGGCTCATTTGCATTTGCTGTTGAGCCAtcatctgctgttgctggttcATCAtctgttgttgctggttcATTTGTTCTTGCTGTTGAGCCATCTGttccttttctcttctctttcttctccagctGCTACCCATGAAAACGCCCACAGTACCCATCATCATCGATGTGAACATGGCTCTTCTGAACATTCTTTGCATCATGAAACCATGGGCCATACGACgggatctgtttctgtctcgttgttcttgtctttgCCTTTCGTAAtttctgttgttgtagttggagttggagttggagttggagttgttgtaGTTAGAGTTTCCACTACTATAATTACGGTTTCCATAACCATTCGAGTTGGAGTTCGAATTGGAACTTCTGTTGtaattggaattggtgTTCGAACTTCTGTTATAGTTTGAGTTTGTGTTCGAACTTCTATTGTTTGTGGTgcttgaatttgaattataatttctggatctggtaCCATTCAGATATGCACTATTGGTAGCTCTAGACGTATAGGCTGATCTTGAATAGCCACCTCCGTAACCACCACCGTAGCCACCATATCCACCACCAAATCCTCTTCCGTAACCACCGTAACCTCTTCCGTACATAATGATGAGTAGTTTTTAGCTTGTGTTGAGTGAAGAATAGTACTGGTCAATCGAAATAGTACTATTGAATAATTGTTTAGTATTGTAGGGCTAATAGTAATCCTGTGTTAATATCAGCACTAATCGCAGTAGTAAATATTGCTAGTTGttaattgaaattgtattGATGAATACTCGAAAACATCCTACACTCTTACTACGTTCCATTTAAACTACTTTATAtactttttcaaaatggaaaagCAGTTAATGATACATGATTGCAACTATTTCCATCGTATGGTTTTCGTAGGCGCAATCGCAAATCAGTCAGGCCGCGAAAGATGCAAAATGACATATTATGTAAAAAAATGCACCCTGCACAAAGAAGATCCACTAGTCATCGAATTTGCATTCGATGCGTGCTGCAGGCTGTGTGTCATCATGCCCGTATACTATAGCCGCTTAGGGATTTATAGTCAGGAAATGTGCATCTCATCTGACGTAGGCCAAGTCTCGTATATTGTCGTCATTACGGGGCTGTTCTTTTACTGATGAGAGATTAAAATATCGTTAGATTAAAATTATACAATACAAACAAGAATAGATTAATTGTCATTATGGGAAGTCGTAAATACAATTAAAAGAAAATATTACTGTCATTAGCTATTCAAGAAACAGCCTTTGTGGACCCAGTTCGGTAACTGTAACTTTGCTATCAAAAGTTAGGGATATGCAAGTCAAGCACTTCTCTATCTTTGTCCGGCGTAGGCTTGCCATTCTCGAAAATGTACTCAAAGTCAACCAAACAGGTGCTGAGAACTTCAAGCGAAATGTTCAACGTAGGAACGAACACAATACAAACATTTCTTAAGTTCATTCTGTTTATCTGGTTCTGGGCAATAATCTGACTCAAGAACTTAAAGATCACATAACACATATCATAGTGAATCTTGTCCACATTGTTTCTATCATTAATAAACTCTTTGAAAATTAGCGCCAACGAGACAGGAGGCAAAGTTGAATTGTGCAATATGACACTATTGAGATGGTTATATGGATGCAATCCAAGAATTGGACTAGGCAACTCTCTTAAATACGTCTTCAATAAACCAGCAACTGTATGAATATCTGGCTTCAAAGGAGACTCAAACAAGTCAAGGTCAAATTGAGTATTGAACTGCTCCTTCAATTGTCTGATTGTAGAAGCAGACCCACTCAATCTGAAAATACCCTCTTCGTACATTGAGCCTGTTTTGATTAAATAGTCCAAACATCTAGCCACAATACTTGGAACAACTCTGCCTAAAGTTTCGGTATTAGATAATTTGTAGgcatcttcaatttctctgCCAAATATTTTCTTAGCAACATTATCATCCAAATTCATTTGATTCAAATAGTGTTGAGTCGAT
Protein-coding regions in this window:
- the TOA1 gene encoding transcription initiation factor TFIIA large subunit (TOA1), producing the protein MSNNEASKLYETIIEDVINDSRQDFEDSGIDESTLQDLRRIWCEKLSQAQVAKFSWDEDDAADIHQHPQVSQASASNGSGLELPTVNGDVLSYNTVSSGIGIELPDITKKDDVDDTGLMLPKINQADGTFEFTIYTDGADKFMNALKKSDNENKSKKRIVQADGTFGEDDDDDDDIFNDSDDINSDLDDDLESEKSDDEDGDQVGQIMLCLYDKVQRIKNKWKSNLKEGIANIDGKDYVFHKATGESEW
- a CDS encoding predicted protein, with product MYGRGYGGYGRGFGGGYGGYGGGYGGGYSRSAYTSRATNSAYSNGTRSRNYNSNSSTTNNRSSNTNSNYNRSSNTNSNYNRSSNSNSNSNGYGNRNYSSGNSNYNNSNSNSNSNYNNRNYERQRQEQRDRNRSRRMAHGFMMQRMFRRAMFTSMMMGTVGVFMGSSWRRKRREKEQMAQQQEQMNQQQQMMNQQQQMMAQQQMQMSQQNGNVPPPVPQVVSDEKYERPPPAYSSTLNSPAMA